From Toxorhynchites rutilus septentrionalis strain SRP chromosome 2, ASM2978413v1, whole genome shotgun sequence, a single genomic window includes:
- the LOC129764725 gene encoding zinc finger protein 28-like, which yields MINLPKNIENICRLCLTESDGSDMLPIFPVRGGNPNAPTTVVSRVMMCTSVKIEHFPGAPATICEFCSSRLEDWQAFRDQVMGTDEYLKANFRQIFFPFETAALEQATSFHSERIQQLQQQKQQQQQHQPEEQQNAEVVFQNGGDSNDGGYLVGEEVPVESMMQQDDQMYSDNYDDDDDGSSPPPQESAMPVQFKNGMRIPKWSKEFGAKLNTLLHMIGGERPHQCKVCRKKFLRRPHCRRHVAQAHPAEIDDVTLPKNWQLNYRRRFTFPTTPAARPPLVKQQVPAAIITREETYEPTVDRPHQCEVCKKCFKRLQHLRRHKTSHLQIEIDRSEIMRGIHEQQKAQQQLQQLTSHPENGTSNGTTTIEEDDDVIALSDDDDMGEEISPEEFNNGLAPFVDEEEIEIEPQALKRPRLSDIPHLYYGSEEDEDDSSYTTLANQSLPTKLGTVRKRAPPMEKIPGERPYQCKLCSKTFKRSDHLKVHMRTHTNNTSFSCDWCLKGFRYRQNYLIHMKNKTCVAESRGKLRGHPMPKLQPKPGLKGARHDDYDDEVVLGD from the exons ATGATAAATCTACCGAAGAACATCGAGAACATTTGTCGGCTCTGTCTGACGGAGTCGGACGGAAGCGACATGCTGCCGATATTTCCGGTACGCGGAGGAAATCCAAACGCCCCGACAACGGTTGTATCCAGGGTTATGATGTGCACCTCTGTTAAG ATCGAACACTTCCCGGGCGCGCCGGCGACAATCTGCGAGTTTTGCAGCAGCCGACTCGAGGACTGGCAAGCCTTCCGGGATCAGGTCATGGGTACGGACGAGTACCTGAAGGCAAATTTTCGACAGATTTTCTTCCCCTTCGAAACGGCAGCCCTCGAGCAGGCAACAAGCTTCCACAGTGAGAGGATACAACAATTGCAGCaacagaagcagcagcagcagcagcatcaaccGGAGGAGCAACAGAATGCTGAAGTTGTGTTTCAGAATGGGGGAGACAGTAACGACGGCGGTTATCTGGTCGGAGAGGAGGTTCCAGTGGAAAGTATGATGCAACAGGACGATCAAATGTACAGTGATAATTACGACGACGATGATGACGGATCGTCGCCACCGCCACAGGAATCAGCGATGCCGGTTCAGTTCAAAAATGGCATGCGGATACCCAAGTGGTCTAAGGAATTCGGTGCCAAGTTGAACACATTGCTGCATATGATTGGAGGGGAAAGACCACATCAGTGTAAGGTGTGTCGGAAGAAATTCTTACGGCGACCCCACTGCCGGAGACACGTTGCTCAGGCACATCCGGCAGAGATTGACGATGTGACTCTGCCTAAAAACTGGCAGCTGAACTATCGGAGGAGATTCACCTTCCCGACGACTCCCGCCGCACGGCCGCCATTGGTTAAACAACAAGTGCCGGCCGCGATCATAACGCGGGAGGAAACCTACGAACCCACAGTGGATAGACCTCACCAGTGTGAAgtttgcaaaaaatgtttcaagcGACTGCAGCATCTCAGACGGCACAAGACTTCCCACCTGCAGATTGAGATCGATCGGTCCGAGATAATGCGAGGAATTCACGAGCAGCAGAAAGCTCAACAACAGCTGCAACAACTAACCAGCCACCCGGAGAACGGCACTAGCAATGGGACCACCACCATTGAAGAGGATGACGATGTTATCGCACTTTCCGACGATGACGATATGGGCGAGGAAATTTCCCCAGAAGAATTCAACAACGGTTTAGCTCCATTCGTAGATGAGGAAGAGATAGAGATTGAGCCACAAGCGCTGAAGCGACCGCGACTCTCAGATATTCCTCATCTGTACTACGGCAGCGAAGAGGACGAGGACGACAGCAGCTATACCACCCTCGCCAACCAATCCCTTCCCACCAAGCTGGGCACAGTTCGCAAACGAGCGCCACCGATGGAGAAAATACCGGGAGAGCGGCCATATCAGTGCAAGTTGTGCTCGAAAACCTTCAAACGGTCCGACCACCTCAAGGTGCACATGCGAACGCACACCAACAATACCAGTTTCAGCTGTGACTGGTGCCTGAAAGGGTTCCGCTATCGGCAGAACTATTTGATCCACATGAAGAACAAAACCTGCGTCGCGGAGTCCCGGGGCAAACTGCGCGGTCATCCCATGCCAAAACTGCAACCGAAGCCGGGTCTGAAGGGAGCCCGGCACGATGATTATGATGATGAGGTGGTGTTGGGGGATTAG